In Phacochoerus africanus isolate WHEZ1 chromosome 1, ROS_Pafr_v1, whole genome shotgun sequence, the following are encoded in one genomic region:
- the C1H21orf91 gene encoding protein EURL homolog isoform X2, translating into MNEEEQFVNIDLNDDNICSVCKLGTDKETLSFCHVCFELNIDGIPKSNLLHTKSLRGHKDCFEKYHLIANQDCPRSKLSKSTYEEVKTILSKKINWIVQYAQNKDLDSDSECSKNPQRHLFNFRHKSDKKLLPQFDSQVPKYSAKWIDGSAGGLANCTQRILEQGENADFGLSVLQDSSTTLCHNSVLWPHSQNQEQKKEKTISNPEANVQTQHPHYSREELNSMTLSEVKQLNAELRQQIQEVFEELAHQVQEKDSLASQLHVRHIAIEQLLKNSSKLPCLQVGRTGMKLHLPINN; encoded by the exons ATGAACGAAGAGGAGCAGTTTGTAAACATTGATTTGAATGATGACAACATTTGCAGTGTTTGTAAACTgggaacagataaagaaacacTCTCCTTCTGCCACGTTTGTTTTGAACTAAATATTGATG gaataCCAAAATCTAATCTCTTGCACACCAAATCGTTAAGGGGCCACAAAGACTGCTTTGAAAAATACCATTTGATTGCAAATCAGGATTGTCCTCGATCTAAGCTTTCAAAAAGTACTTATGAAGAAGTTAAAACCATTTTAAGTAAGAAGATAAACTGGATTGTACAATATGCACAAAATAAGGATCTGGATTCAGACTCTGAATGTTCTAAAAATCCCCAGCGTCACCTGTTTAATTTCAGGCATAAATCAGATAAAAAGTTACTCCCACAGTTTGACTCCCAAGTTCCAAAGTATTCTGCAAAGTGGATAGATGGAAGTGCAGGTGGTCTGGCAAACTGTACACAGAGAATATTGGAACAAGGGGAAAATGCAGACTTTGGGCTTAGTGTGTTACAAGATTCAAGTACCACTCTGTGCCACAATAGTGTATTGTGGCCTCATAGTCAAAAccaggaacagaaaaaagaaaagacaatctctaaCCCAGAGGCTAACGTCCAGACCCAGCATCCACATTACAGCAGAGAGGAAT TGAATTCAATGACTCTTAGTGAGGTAAAGCAACTGAATGCAGAGCTCCGACAGCAAATACAAG AAGTCTTTGAAGAGTTAGCCCACCAAGTGCAAGAAAAAGATTCTTTGGCCTCACAGCTCCATGTCCGCCACATTGCAATCGAACAGCTTCTTAAGAACTCTTCCAAGTTACCATGTCTGCAAGTGGGACGAACAGGAATGAAGTTACATCTACCCATAAACAACTGA
- the C1H21orf91 gene encoding protein EURL homolog isoform X1, with translation MAPAGGGGAGARPSSLPLLPALRPETIVEESEPRGSAAAAREAGRDTMNEEEQFVNIDLNDDNICSVCKLGTDKETLSFCHVCFELNIDGIPKSNLLHTKSLRGHKDCFEKYHLIANQDCPRSKLSKSTYEEVKTILSKKINWIVQYAQNKDLDSDSECSKNPQRHLFNFRHKSDKKLLPQFDSQVPKYSAKWIDGSAGGLANCTQRILEQGENADFGLSVLQDSSTTLCHNSVLWPHSQNQEQKKEKTISNPEANVQTQHPHYSREELNSMTLSEVKQLNAELRQQIQEVFEELAHQVQEKDSLASQLHVRHIAIEQLLKNSSKLPCLQVGRTGMKLHLPINN, from the exons ATGGCACcggcgggagggggcggggccggtgCGCGGCCGTCTTCGCTGCCGCTGCTGCCCGCGCTGCGGCCGGAAACAATAGTGGAAGAGTCCGAGCCGCGCGGATCGGCTGCGGCGGCGCGCGAGGCTGGACG gGACACTATGAACGAAGAGGAGCAGTTTGTAAACATTGATTTGAATGATGACAACATTTGCAGTGTTTGTAAACTgggaacagataaagaaacacTCTCCTTCTGCCACGTTTGTTTTGAACTAAATATTGATG gaataCCAAAATCTAATCTCTTGCACACCAAATCGTTAAGGGGCCACAAAGACTGCTTTGAAAAATACCATTTGATTGCAAATCAGGATTGTCCTCGATCTAAGCTTTCAAAAAGTACTTATGAAGAAGTTAAAACCATTTTAAGTAAGAAGATAAACTGGATTGTACAATATGCACAAAATAAGGATCTGGATTCAGACTCTGAATGTTCTAAAAATCCCCAGCGTCACCTGTTTAATTTCAGGCATAAATCAGATAAAAAGTTACTCCCACAGTTTGACTCCCAAGTTCCAAAGTATTCTGCAAAGTGGATAGATGGAAGTGCAGGTGGTCTGGCAAACTGTACACAGAGAATATTGGAACAAGGGGAAAATGCAGACTTTGGGCTTAGTGTGTTACAAGATTCAAGTACCACTCTGTGCCACAATAGTGTATTGTGGCCTCATAGTCAAAAccaggaacagaaaaaagaaaagacaatctctaaCCCAGAGGCTAACGTCCAGACCCAGCATCCACATTACAGCAGAGAGGAAT TGAATTCAATGACTCTTAGTGAGGTAAAGCAACTGAATGCAGAGCTCCGACAGCAAATACAAG AAGTCTTTGAAGAGTTAGCCCACCAAGTGCAAGAAAAAGATTCTTTGGCCTCACAGCTCCATGTCCGCCACATTGCAATCGAACAGCTTCTTAAGAACTCTTCCAAGTTACCATGTCTGCAAGTGGGACGAACAGGAATGAAGTTACATCTACCCATAAACAACTGA
- the C1H21orf91 gene encoding protein EURL homolog isoform X3 — MAPAGGGGAGARPSSLPLLPALRPETIVEESEPRGSAAAAREAGRDTMNEEEQFVNIDLNDDNICSVCKLGTDKETLSFCHVCFELNIDGIPKSNLLHTKSLRGHKDCFEKYHLIANQDCPRSKLSKSTYEEVKTILSKKINWIVQYAQNKDLDSDSECSKNPQRHLFNFRHKSDKKLLPQFDSQVPKYSAKWIDGSAGGLANCTQRILEQGENADFGLSVLQDSSTTLCHNSVLWPHSQNQEQKKEKTISNPEANVQTQHPHYSREE; from the exons ATGGCACcggcgggagggggcggggccggtgCGCGGCCGTCTTCGCTGCCGCTGCTGCCCGCGCTGCGGCCGGAAACAATAGTGGAAGAGTCCGAGCCGCGCGGATCGGCTGCGGCGGCGCGCGAGGCTGGACG gGACACTATGAACGAAGAGGAGCAGTTTGTAAACATTGATTTGAATGATGACAACATTTGCAGTGTTTGTAAACTgggaacagataaagaaacacTCTCCTTCTGCCACGTTTGTTTTGAACTAAATATTGATG gaataCCAAAATCTAATCTCTTGCACACCAAATCGTTAAGGGGCCACAAAGACTGCTTTGAAAAATACCATTTGATTGCAAATCAGGATTGTCCTCGATCTAAGCTTTCAAAAAGTACTTATGAAGAAGTTAAAACCATTTTAAGTAAGAAGATAAACTGGATTGTACAATATGCACAAAATAAGGATCTGGATTCAGACTCTGAATGTTCTAAAAATCCCCAGCGTCACCTGTTTAATTTCAGGCATAAATCAGATAAAAAGTTACTCCCACAGTTTGACTCCCAAGTTCCAAAGTATTCTGCAAAGTGGATAGATGGAAGTGCAGGTGGTCTGGCAAACTGTACACAGAGAATATTGGAACAAGGGGAAAATGCAGACTTTGGGCTTAGTGTGTTACAAGATTCAAGTACCACTCTGTGCCACAATAGTGTATTGTGGCCTCATAGTCAAAAccaggaacagaaaaaagaaaagacaatctctaaCCCAGAGGCTAACGTCCAGACCCAGCATCCACATTACAGCAGAGAGGAAT AA